The Candidatus Baltobacteraceae bacterium genomic interval TCCCGATCCCGATAGTAGCGCGAACCCCTAATTCGGTAAAACGTCAGTCCAACTCGCTCAAGTTGGCTTTGACGTTCCATGTCATGCTGTAAGTCAAGGATCGTATGGAACTGTTCTCCGTCACATTCCACCGCTAACCGTCGTGACCGACCCTCGACCATAATATCGATTCGATACGGCCCGATTATATACTGTGGTTTCACCAAGTATCCGGCGGTGATCAGCCGTCGCAGTACGTCCTTTTCGAATTCCGATTCAGCCTTCGACAGTTTCGTATCGATCTTAACCTGCAATGCCTTAGGGTTCAGCGCGTGCTCAATTAGCCTCCGCCGCAGATCCCTGGCTTGAAGATCAGCGATGTCAAGGGAATGGACCACCCACATTTGATCGCGGGCTCGGCTCGCTGCTACGTTAAACCGTTTCTTAAACATCGAGTCGTCGCGCATCTTCAACGGGATCCCGCTAGATGAATCGACCATCGAAAGAAAAATTACGTCCCTCTCATCGCCTTGAAAATGAGCCGAGTTTCCGCAAAGAAGGCGCCGCTCCTCAAGCACCTTTGGTTCCACCAGCCTACGAAGGCGCGTCTCGATCGCGGCCGCCTGTTCTTCTCCGACAAGCGAAATGACGCCGAAGGTCTTGCCATCATATTCTGGTTGTTCGAGGCACGACATAACAAGGGCGACGATCTCCTCGACTTCCTCGTCGTTGACTTTGTTGCTTGCCGTTCCCGGCACGTGATGTGCGACAACATGAGGCAGGAGCGTACTTTCGGATGCTTCGCGCAGTGGAATCAATTTGTCGTCGTAACTCAAGTGATTGCTGAATTGGATGATATCAGGAACACACCGGAAATGCTCACGAAGGCAAATCGTCCCACCAAACGCCTGTTTTGCCAGATCGTAAATTGATGACTTACCATCGTAAAGTTGATCGTTTGGAATGCCATAGAGGTATTCATCGATGAGATGCTGCGTTTCGTCGATTCGCTGTCCAACAGCTTCGGGGCTTACCTGCTCGTCATCTCCTACAACTACAACTTGCCGACCGTAGTAAAGGGCCATCAAGCCTGTGACGTCACTCTGACTAGCCTCGTCGATGATTACCACATCGAATCTTGTGGTTTGAGGGTCGTAGTTCTCAGCAACCCGTATCATCGGCATGATCCACACAGGTACCGCAGTCTTAGCGCGATCCATCAATTCGCGCGCATGTTTACGAAGCGTAGGCACTCTCTTGCCCGTACCTTTGCCGATCCTCTTGATGGCCTGCTGCCAGCCTGTAAGCGCCTGCTGCTCGGCCAGCCCTGTCCGTCGCCTCTGCGCTAACCATGCGCACGCATCCGCCAGCTGCGCAGTCTTCTGTTGAAGAAGCTCCACTTTCGAATGCAGGCCGCGTTGCAGGTCGTCGATGGAGATTTTATCCCGGTCCTCCAGTTGCTGCGCGAGTTGTGCCCACAACCACGCCGATCTGACGTCTCCCGGGGGCGTCTCCCGATCATGCGGCGCCAATCGCTTCGCAATCGCGTCGGCCCATGCGGGCGCGATCTGCGACAGCCTCCCTAAGATATCCCGCCGGAGTCGCAACTCTTCCATAGATACGAAGAGCGCTCGTAGCGACTTGAAGGCCGCATCATACATCTCGGAAGATCTCGTCCGAACCGCCGTCAGGAGTCGATCGTTGGTCTCCCCAGAGAAGCGAGACAAAGCGCTCTGTAGATCATCAAGAGCCGCGGTATGCTGCCTCACAAGGAACTGTTTGAGCCTCGCATCGAGCGCCCCAGGGATCACATCGCTGCAGAGGCGAACATTTGCGCGAAACTCAGCCTGATGTTCGTTTGCGACCAGGAGGTCACTAAGGGCTTTAGACCAGTCGAAACCTTGAGCAACTATGCCGTTCCTAATAGGTTTAAGGTCCCGTTCGCTCCACTCAAGTGCAGCTTGAATGCTCTTTATCAAATGAACGGCTGTCTCTTCGGGTCTTGCATTTGGCAAAACTGGCCCACCGATTTCTCCAACTTGGCGCTGCCAGCGCGTACGGAGAGATGCTCGCTCGCATTCAATAGAGGCGAGCAAATAAAGCGCCTTAATCTCTTCCGCTGATTGCGGCGATCTTCCATTCACTTTCACCTTAGCGAGAAGGTTCTTCCACTTCGGTTTAAGGAGGAGAGCAAGAAACTTCAGATTGCCGCCGGCTTGCAGATGAAGCAACACATCCTTCAAGCATTCGCGCTGTTCATCAACATCAACGCCCTGGTCCAGCATTGGCCCGTAACGTACAAGCGATTCACGGCTTTCGGCGCAGAGTTCTTCGAGCTCGCGAACGCTTCGGAAAAGCGCCGTCCAGGCCTCCAAATGGCCTCCGCCTCGAAACCCGTCGTATCCGACAGCGAAGAGCCAGTCTTCCGCCTCCAACCAAGGGTGAATGATGGCCGGCAGCGCCGACATCAGACCTTGCACCGCCGTCTGGCTCGATGCGTCGAGGTTATCGACTTCCCAATAGCGCAGCCCAGTCTTCTCAGCGGCATCGATCTGGCTGATCTCTTGGATGGCGGCAGCTAATTCAGATGGTCGCAAAAGCTCGTCCGGATTCGGCAGCAGTTGAGCCAATTCGCCCTCGACGGCTAAGGGAACCGTTGCGTTCGTGCGGTAGAGCGATCGGATTTCCTCAGATGTAACGGTTAGCGCGCTGCCACCAACGATAGGCATCGGAATCCAAGAATGGTCATTGCGTCCGTTTGCAACTGTTCGTGCCGCTTCGAGAGCATCATACGAATCAGTACCAACTTGGACGGGCTGGCTGTCCTGCGAACGCCCCTGAAGGAGACGCTGCCGCGTGCCACTGACGTCCGCTAACAACGATTTGCGTTCGTGTGTCAGTCGATCCACTTGGTTTTGGAGACCCGACTCCGTTGCGGAGCTGAGGCGCTCAACGATCGAGTCGACAGCGGCCTTCAACTGATCGTTACTCTGAGAATCGCTTTCGAGGACGCTAACGCATAGCGGGCGTAACTGTTCAACGACTTTTTCTCGAAGAACACGCAGTGCCTTCGTTGTGCTGCTCGTTACAAGCACGCTTTTACCCTCGGCAAGAAGGTGCCCAAGGAGATTGGCGATGGTGTGAGTCTTTCCGGTTCCCGGAGGCCCCTGTACGAGCACACAGGCATGATGCGCCAGAGCCTCCGCAATCCGATATTGTTCCACATTTGCAGGCTTGGTGAAGAGCACATCGCGCTGGTCCTCTGCCTCCGACGACGTATCAGAAGGCTCGCCTAGCGTCGAGTTTGGCGCGAGCGTTCCCTCGCCCACGATATTGATGAGGCTCTGCGGCAAAGCCCCATCGGCTGCGATATCCGCGATGATTTTTTCGAGCGCCTCCGCTATTCCGAGTGTACGCTTTCTCAGGAATATGATGGGCGCTCGGTATATTGATGGCTCGCTCGGCTCACGTGCTGGAGCTTCATCTAAGTAGCGGCCATTTGCGGCCAGTCGGGGCGGTATACTTCTCAGTAACGCGGTCAGATCATCTGCGGACCACGGGTGATATTGCCCCGCATCCAGCTCTTTCTTTATCGCGCCGACGACGCTGCCGTCAACCGTATCAATAGTTCTAAAGAGCGTCGAGTATAATTCCGTCGGACTGGCAGCATCCGTTAAGGTAAAGGATGGAACGCTAGGGTTAAATTCGAGTTCTAATTTCTGCAAAACGATCGGGAATCGAATGCTCCCCTTGGGAACGCTCCAGCACAAGATGCCATCACCCAGCATGACATCGTAACGCTCCGCGTCGCGCTCCAGCGCTCCGTGAAGTTCGTACAGTCGTTCAAACAGGCGAAATGCCCCTAGCGCTGGCATATTTTCAGCTATAAAACTGACTCGCAAAGCAGTCCAACGCGCGAGGGCCAAAACTCGGGACGCGTCCTCTCCAAAGCGTTCTGTCTCGGCCTGGCTGGTAGAACCCAGCTTGGGCCGCGTCTCGCGAACAGAAACTGAACCCTCGTATTTCTGCCACCCATCTTCGATCCAGTCGGCGATCTCCGGCGGCGGCGATGGAACGGGCTCAAGTGGCGGAGGACGCTTGACACGCAATATAAAGTCATCGCCATCATCTCCCTCATCATCGTTCGAGGTCGACGTTGGCGCGCCGAGGATCACGCATTCATGATGCGGTAGGTCAACAAGAGGCAGCGACCATTGGAGTTCGCGGATCTGCCGCGGAACAGGGTTGCGCAGTTCGTTAAGGGCGCGAACGAACTGAAATAGACGCGAAATTCGATCGCGCTCTACCCTGTTTTCGCTATCGTCCATACGCCGCAGATGCCTCTCTCACGGTGGGGCAGTATCCGCTTTATTTCGAAACCCCCGCGGCATCCACCCGGTTCGCTCGGGCCGACCGCGGACCGGTGCATAGTCGGGACGTGTGCAACAGGATTGTGGGACCTTTGGCACGGCATTCTCTGCTCCGCCGGACCGCGCACCGGAGTTCAACGCTTCAGTAGAAGCCGATCGCGCAGATGGTTCGCGGCCTCGCGTAGCGTCCTTGATGGCAAGTCTTCTGCGCCAGCGATTGTTGTTCGGATATAGGCGACGATGGCGCCTTGGGTTGGCCTCCCGCTAGAAAACGTATCATTGAATTGAGCGTCCTCGATCAGCTTCGCAATCACTTCAGTGACCTCTTGGATTCTCCGCTCCAGTTCTCGCTCACACAGCTCCTCGGCTTTTTCCGATGAAGCCCTGACCAACCGAATTGCGCGCTCTCTTTGCGTATCAAATCCTTCAACCCAATGCGCTGCTTCGACATACGAAATAGACGTGGAGCCGGTGCAGCCCGTCAAGACAACTAACTGACACTCCCCAACATGCCTCTGGAAGACTCGTAAGCCGTCACTGACATCGCGAAGATCTACGACGTTGTCGCCATCGCCTATATCCTCCGCCGGCAAGGCATCCTCAAGAAAGAATTCGCCCTCCTCGAAGCTCACAGCCTCGAGGAACATCACACGAATGCCTAACTCACGCGCACACGACAGAAACTCCGACGGACTCTTGAATACGAAGTCGTTATTCGGACGCTCGCCGCGAGTCGCTCTGAAAACTTGAAATCCTTCGGCCCTTAGCCGTCCGAGCGCAGCTTCACCTAGGTCTCCACCGTCTGAATCGAGGCGTTCGCCCGGCGCTTCTTTCGGATCTGCAGACATCACAACCATCCTTGCACATAGCATATTGGTGCCATTGGTAGATCACCTCTCGCTCGATGCGCTTAAGCAGCGGCCTCGCCGCTTTGCAAGCGCCGCTACAACACTACCCGGCGTTCGCTGTTGGATTTCGCTCGATGTCGTGGACAAGCGGTCAATCCACCGAAGCGCCTCGTCATAGCGCTTCAATTTTACAAGATTGATCGTCAAGTCATTAGTCCAGTAGCCGATCTCCATTGTGCTGTCCCCTTGTGCGGCACGCTCGTACATCGCTTCGCACAGGGCACCGACTGCGGCTACAACTTCCGCAGGGTCCTTTTGCTTCGCCCACGTTACGTCGCGTGCACGTTTGTATACTTCAGACTCGTGGAATGCGCGGGAGTCCTGCCGGCGCTTCTGCTCGCTCTCTCGCTCCTGGGCAGTCTCCTCGGAGCCAGTGCGGGCGTACCGCTCGATGCGCTCAAGAGGACCAGTTGCAAATTTTGTAAATTGGGCATTGAGGAAAATTGGTCGCGGAAGTCGTGGTCCGCCGGTTATACAAGGCGAACCTACAGTTATAACAATCTCCATCTTCCCTGGAAGGCCATCCAACGAATTCAAGAGATAAATCCGCTTTTCTCTTTCCGATGGCGTGAGATTTGCCAAGAACTGGACGACGGTAATTGCCTCCTGGGAAAGCGTCGGCTGCGAGCCGCGCAGCCCCGGGGCATTTGAAAGGAAGCGAAGCTCGTCGAGCACAGCGTCGATATCGCGACCGCCGATAAACGGTTCCCGTAGCAGCGCATCCAGCCTTACGACGAAATACTTCGACACAAGCTCACATGCACGAGCATGAAACGCTTTAGCATATTCTCGCAGCTGTACCGGTGACAGCGTCTCGACGCGCGAAAAATATCCAGGCGCCGGCACAAGGCCATCTATCGGCTTATCGTCGGGAAGTGGAT includes:
- a CDS encoding AAA domain-containing protein, which encodes MDDSENRVERDRISRLFQFVRALNELRNPVPRQIRELQWSLPLVDLPHHECVILGAPTSTSNDDEGDDGDDFILRVKRPPPLEPVPSPPPEIADWIEDGWQKYEGSVSVRETRPKLGSTSQAETERFGEDASRVLALARWTALRVSFIAENMPALGAFRLFERLYELHGALERDAERYDVMLGDGILCWSVPKGSIRFPIVLQKLELEFNPSVPSFTLTDAASPTELYSTLFRTIDTVDGSVVGAIKKELDAGQYHPWSADDLTALLRSIPPRLAANGRYLDEAPAREPSEPSIYRAPIIFLRKRTLGIAEALEKIIADIAADGALPQSLINIVGEGTLAPNSTLGEPSDTSSEAEDQRDVLFTKPANVEQYRIAEALAHHACVLVQGPPGTGKTHTIANLLGHLLAEGKSVLVTSSTTKALRVLREKVVEQLRPLCVSVLESDSQSNDQLKAAVDSIVERLSSATESGLQNQVDRLTHERKSLLADVSGTRQRLLQGRSQDSQPVQVGTDSYDALEAARTVANGRNDHSWIPMPIVGGSALTVTSEEIRSLYRTNATVPLAVEGELAQLLPNPDELLRPSELAAAIQEISQIDAAEKTGLRYWEVDNLDASSQTAVQGLMSALPAIIHPWLEAEDWLFAVGYDGFRGGGHLEAWTALFRSVRELEELCAESRESLVRYGPMLDQGVDVDEQRECLKDVLLHLQAGGNLKFLALLLKPKWKNLLAKVKVNGRSPQSAEEIKALYLLASIECERASLRTRWQRQVGEIGGPVLPNARPEETAVHLIKSIQAALEWSERDLKPIRNGIVAQGFDWSKALSDLLVANEHQAEFRANVRLCSDVIPGALDARLKQFLVRQHTAALDDLQSALSRFSGETNDRLLTAVRTRSSEMYDAAFKSLRALFVSMEELRLRRDILGRLSQIAPAWADAIAKRLAPHDRETPPGDVRSAWLWAQLAQQLEDRDKISIDDLQRGLHSKVELLQQKTAQLADACAWLAQRRRTGLAEQQALTGWQQAIKRIGKGTGKRVPTLRKHARELMDRAKTAVPVWIMPMIRVAENYDPQTTRFDVVIIDEASQSDVTGLMALYYGRQVVVVGDDEQVSPEAVGQRIDETQHLIDEYLYGIPNDQLYDGKSSIYDLAKQAFGGTICLREHFRCVPDIIQFSNHLSYDDKLIPLREASESTLLPHVVAHHVPGTASNKVNDEEVEEIVALVMSCLEQPEYDGKTFGVISLVGEEQAAAIETRLRRLVEPKVLEERRLLCGNSAHFQGDERDVIFLSMVDSSSGIPLKMRDDSMFKKRFNVAASRARDQMWVVHSLDIADLQARDLRRRLIEHALNPKALQVKIDTKLSKAESEFEKDVLRRLITAGYLVKPQYIIGPYRIDIMVEGRSRRLAVECDGEQFHTILDLQHDMERQSQLERVGLTFYRIRGSRYYRDREREFQNLLDRLSEMGIGPDRTEIDPVVDVGELLQRVLFRAAQIRKESSDDHDIDFYRKQWSTSSRVIVDDLKPVTKLGMPHGGGSHADGVAGDEGADTTRLSERISPEAGVDSRISVLDDNANVSSTNGERCTRKREHHEAKEIADRVIDLLLRSGVERSDVIDKRDHERGSLWVIADESQRDLFESLARRGVRFTFAPEGGRATGHRPAWWMRHNEE